DNA sequence from the Pseudocalidococcus azoricus BACA0444 genome:
TGGACATTGGTTGAGGGTGTAGGCGGTCAGGATCGGGAGGGCAATCGTGCTGTCGGTATAACAAACCACCGTATCCCGCAAACCTTGTGGATCTACCTTGCCCCAACTGACAGCCTCACTGGGAACAGCCCCCGACAGGCCCCCCGTATCCGGTCGAGCATCAGTAATTTGGATGAAATAATCATGACCCCGCTCCTCCAGGCCTAGGACTTCATGGATTTGGGGTTGGGTTTGCAGCAAGAAATTTTTTGGACTCCCGCCCCCAATAATCACCGCCGCACTCTGGCCTGGCACACCCGGAATCCCCGACTCCCGCGCAAAATAGGCCAAGGCGGCGGTTTCATTGACATCAATGGCTGGGTCTAAAATCAACTGGGAGCCTTCCAAGGCCAAAGCCGCCACATTCATGCCAATGGAACTATCCCCAGGGGAAGAGGTATAAATGGGCACACCACATTCATAGGCCGTCGATAACAACGAGGGGTGGGGGCGATTCAGCTTAACTTCCACTTCCCGAACATATTGGCCCAAGAGATGATGAAATTCCGCCGTCCCCATCCGCCGTTGAAAGGGAGCCTCGCGCAATACCCGCCGAATAAAGGCATCGGTTTCCAGCAGCACATCGTAGTCAAAAATAATGTCATAGATGCGAATTTGGCTCTCTTGACGCAGTTGGACATCATCCACAAAGGGGTGACTGGCATACAAATCCATCCCCAAGGCGTAGTGAATGTCGTGATAGAGATTGGCCCCAGTGCTGATGATGTAGTCCACAAAGCCGGCCCGCAACAGGGGCGCTAAGGCAGAAATCCCCAGGCCAGTGGGTGTCATCGCCCCAGACAAACTTAAGCCCACCGTTACTCCAGGCTGAAACACAGATTGAGCGAGTAATTGGCAAGCCTCCCGCAACCGCCCTGAGTTGTAGGCCGTGAAATAGTTATTGATCAGATCCACAACACTCACGTCAGCCCTAATTGGAGTTGGGGTAATGGGACGCGTAAAATTTTGAGACATGAGAAAACCCTCCAAACAACGCGAGAACCAGGCCTATATCCTGAGGCTTCCCGCACAACACATTGAAATGCAGTCCAACTCGGACGCTGCTACAATCCGTTCCCACAGAACAACAGCAATTTAAAAGACTTTAGAAGACTGAAGTAACTTGAAATCCAGTTGGGCAATGCGCAAACGTATTAACCCGTGACCGACCCAGTTTGCTGAAAACGCTCAAACAAACCCGTAGTTGCAGGCCGATCAGGTGATACTGGGCCCCTCACAGCCATCTACCCAGGATAGGGTTGGGTCTGATAATCGCCGTTGTTGAAGGGCGACGGTTAAATCCCAGATCGTGAACCGGATGTATCCCATCAGAGTCAAATTTTTCACTGCTTTGCCTAGACGTGACACAGATGCGATACCACTATGACATAAATAGACTAAGTTTTACTAAGTTTCGAGCCAGTGAGGCGGATTTAGGGTTGAGGGGAGGGATTCAAATTCAATGTCCGGCGATCCAGGCCAGGTTCTGTCCGGGTAGAAACGGGAATTGCCACTGGGGGGCGATCTAAGGTCAGCATTAAGTTAGCCGTATTTTCTAAGTCCAAGTTATTTTGAGGTTCATAGAGATTACCGCTGGGAGTGGTTCTGATGGCGGTTGGAGTTAAATCGGCCGCTGCCGTTTCATTCAAAGGGATGGGAGATAGCAGGCCTGGAAAAACGCTGCTCAAGACTCCAACCAAAGCGGCTGCGGAAACTGCGCCAACCCCTGTCCAGGCTAAGAGGGTGCGGGGCCGATTTTGGGCTTTAGCGAGGACTTGATTGGCCAAGGTTTCCGCTGAAGTTGTCAGAGGACAAGGAGCCTGGTGCAAGCTCTGTTGTAGTTTCAGGAGCCGGTGGTAAAGATGCTGATAATCCGGTTCTGTGGCTAACCAGGCCTCGACTTGGGCCCGTTGGGCGGGTGTGACCTCCCCATCCACGTAAGCACTGAGAAGTTCAAAGCGTTCCGCTTGGCTGCTGTCTGGGCTATTCGGCGGGGTGGATTTGGGGGAGAAGGGGTTTGGGCTGTCCATAGGATTAGCAGGGGTAGGAATTAGTTAGCGGTAGGGGAATTACAAGTTTTGGGCATCGAGATGGGGCTGGAGTTGGACCTGAAGACGGGCGCGGGCGCGGGCAATGCGAGATTTTACTGTTCCCAAGGATACCCCCGTAATGGCGGCAATTTCTTCATAAGCCAGGCCGTCAATTTCCCGCAAAACAATGGTTGTCCGAAAGGACTCTGGCAGATCGGCAATGGCCTGGTGGAGTTGGGCGTAGAACTCATCCGTAGAAAGAACATCATCGGGACTGGGGTCTGCCGCCGCAATTTCCCAATTCATTTCCCCATCGGCGGTGGCTAAGGGGGCATCTAAGGACAAGGGGGCCTGGTGGCGTTTGCGCTTCCGCAGTTCATCATAGAAAAGATTGGTGGTAATGCGGCCCAGCCAACCGCGGAATTTATGGGGATCTT
Encoded proteins:
- a CDS encoding homospermidine biosynthesis protein, with protein sequence MSQNFTRPITPTPIRADVSVVDLINNYFTAYNSGRLREACQLLAQSVFQPGVTVGLSLSGAMTPTGLGISALAPLLRAGFVDYIISTGANLYHDIHYALGMDLYASHPFVDDVQLRQESQIRIYDIIFDYDVLLETDAFIRRVLREAPFQRRMGTAEFHHLLGQYVREVEVKLNRPHPSLLSTAYECGVPIYTSSPGDSSIGMNVAALALEGSQLILDPAIDVNETAALAYFARESGIPGVPGQSAAVIIGGGSPKNFLLQTQPQIHEVLGLEERGHDYFIQITDARPDTGGLSGAVPSEAVSWGKVDPQGLRDTVVCYTDSTIALPILTAYTLNQCPARPLKRLYDRRDELMTALKAQYLQAQLGRRQVQAEESNLGVSRPAVLNTTVATYPCGTPIRR
- a CDS encoding anti-sigma factor family protein, which encodes MDSPNPFSPKSTPPNSPDSSQAERFELLSAYVDGEVTPAQRAQVEAWLATEPDYQHLYHRLLKLQQSLHQAPCPLTTSAETLANQVLAKAQNRPRTLLAWTGVGAVSAAALVGVLSSVFPGLLSPIPLNETAAADLTPTAIRTTPSGNLYEPQNNLDLENTANLMLTLDRPPVAIPVSTRTEPGLDRRTLNLNPSPQP
- a CDS encoding sigma-70 family RNA polymerase sigma factor produces the protein MTSTISLSWPGVGEQRSLAGELRSFAEETCSGVAVPVSKLANPDLVLRCQAGLSPDRAAFTELLRRHQSHVERVLYHLAPDWDDRADLVQEVWIRVYRNIKRLQDPHKFRGWLGRITTNLFYDELRKRKRHQAPLSLDAPLATADGEMNWEIAAADPSPDDVLSTDEFYAQLHQAIADLPESFRTTIVLREIDGLAYEEIAAITGVSLGTVKSRIARARARLQVQLQPHLDAQNL